In Paralcaligenes sp. KSB-10, the following are encoded in one genomic region:
- the rfaE1 gene encoding D-glycero-beta-D-manno-heptose-7-phosphate kinase has product MMSFPLDAVSRVKVLVVGDIMLDRYWFGEVERISPEAPVPVVKVARREDRLGGAANVARNIVALGAQATLLGVVGVDEAGQKVRELSTESGIAARLVEDQALHTTLKMRVLGRQQQLLRIDFEQLPGNASLARIEAEVSALVAKHDMLVLSDYAKGVLGQVEALIQIARRAGVPVMVDPKGHLYRRYRGATMVTPNRAEMQDAVGRWQTEDELAERAQALRVELDLEALLVTRSEQGMTLFTQSGRDHTDAQAHEVFDVSGAGDTVLATLAVTRAAGLAWPDAVQWANRAGGIVVGKLGTSVVTAGELT; this is encoded by the coding sequence ATGATGTCTTTCCCTCTGGATGCTGTAAGCCGGGTCAAGGTACTGGTGGTGGGCGATATCATGCTCGATCGTTACTGGTTCGGCGAGGTCGAGCGTATCTCGCCCGAGGCGCCGGTTCCGGTGGTCAAGGTTGCCCGACGCGAAGATCGCCTGGGCGGCGCCGCGAATGTGGCGCGCAATATTGTGGCCTTGGGTGCGCAGGCCACGCTGCTGGGTGTGGTCGGGGTCGATGAGGCCGGCCAGAAAGTCCGCGAGCTGTCGACGGAATCGGGCATTGCCGCGCGCCTGGTCGAAGACCAGGCCTTGCACACGACGCTTAAAATGCGTGTATTGGGGCGCCAGCAACAGTTGCTGCGCATCGATTTTGAACAACTGCCAGGCAACGCCAGCCTGGCGCGTATCGAGGCCGAGGTATCGGCCCTGGTTGCCAAGCACGATATGCTGGTGCTTTCCGACTATGCCAAGGGCGTGCTGGGCCAGGTCGAGGCCTTGATCCAGATTGCGCGCCGGGCCGGGGTGCCGGTCATGGTCGATCCCAAGGGCCATTTATACCGACGCTATCGCGGCGCGACGATGGTCACGCCCAACCGGGCCGAAATGCAGGATGCGGTGGGGCGCTGGCAAACCGAAGATGAATTGGCCGAGCGGGCGCAGGCTCTGCGTGTCGAGCTCGATCTCGAGGCTTTGCTGGTTACCCGGTCCGAGCAGGGCATGACCCTGTTTACTCAAAGCGGGCGCGATCATACCGATGCCCAGGCCCATGAAGTGTTCGATGTATCGGGGGCTGGAGACACCGTGCTGGCAACCCTGGCGGTGACTCGTGCGGCGGGCCTGGCCTGGCCTGATGCGGTGCAGTGGGCGAACCGCGCCGGCGGTATCGTGGTCGGCAAACTTGGAACATCGGTGGTTACGGCAGGAGAACTGACATGA